From Lolium perenne isolate Kyuss_39 chromosome 5, Kyuss_2.0, whole genome shotgun sequence, a single genomic window includes:
- the LOC127301964 gene encoding heat shock protein 90-5, chloroplastic: MAPALSRTLGASSVAALRPSPSRGPRRAALAPQGKTCARGLRWDARSERAVGARCVSAVAEKAPAEEEEEAAAGEKFEYQAEVSRLMDLIVHSLYSHKEVFLRELVSNASDALDKLRFLSVTDPSMLADGSEMEIRIKPDPEAGTITITDSGIGMTKDELKDCLGTIAQSGTSKFLKALKENKELGADNGLIGQFGVGFYSAFLVAEKIVVSTKSPKVDKQYVWEAEADSSSYVIKEETDPEKMLTRGTQITLFLREDDKYEFADPTRIQGLVKNYSQFVSFPIFTWQEKSRTVEVEEEESKEGEEASEGEKEKKKKTITEKYWDWELANETKPIWMRNPKEVENTEYNEFYKKTFNEFLDPLAHAHFTTEGEVEFRSVLYIPGMAPLSNEEIMNPKTKNIRLYVKRVFISDDFDGELFPRYLSFVKGVVDSNDLPLNVSREILQESRIVRIMRKRLVRKTFDMIQDIAEKDDKADYKKFWESFGKFMKLGCIEDSGNQKRLAPLLRFHSSKTETDLISLDQYVENMPESQKAIYYIATDSLQSAKTAPFLEKLVQKDIEVLYLIEPIDEVAIQNLQTYKEKKFVDISKEDLELGDEDEDKEKESKQEYTLLCDWIKQQLGDKVAKVQISKRLSSSPCVLVSGKFGWSANMERLMKAQTLGDTSSLEFMRGRRIFEINPDHPIVKDLSAACKNEPESAEAKRAVELLYEAALISSGYTPESPAELGGKIYEMMTIALGGRWGRLEEAEATASETSVEFGSSEGTVTEVVEPSEVRTESDPWRD, from the exons ATGGCGCCCGCGCTGAGCAGGACCCTGGGCGCGTCCTCGGTGGCGGCGCTGCGCCCGAGCCCCTCGCGCGGGCCGCGGCGGGCCGCGCTCGCGCCGCAGGGGAAGACCTGCGCCAGGGGACTCAGGTGGGACGCGCGCAGTGAGAGGGCGGTCGGGGCGAGGTGCGTCTCCGCCGTCGCCGAGAAGGCCcccgccgaggaggaggaagaggccgcCGCCGGCGAGAAGTTCGAGTACCAGGCCGAG GTTAGCCGATTGATGGACTTGATAGTCCATAGCTTGTACAGCCACAAGGAAGTCTTCCTTCGGGAGCTCGTCAG CAATGCAAGCGATGCACTGGATAAGCTGAGATTCCTCAGCGTGACGGATCCATCCATGCTGGCCGACGGTTCTGAGATGGAAATAAGGATCAAGCCTGACCCAGAAGCTGGCACAATAACTATCAC TGACAGTGGTATCGGGATGACAAAGGATGAACTCAAGGACTGCCTTGGAACTATCGCGCAGAGTGGCACCTCCAAATTTTTGAAGGCTCTCAAG GAGAACAAAGAGCTTGGTGCAGATAATGGGCTTATTGGTCAGTTTGGTGTTGGATTTTATTCTGCATTTCTCGTTGCAGAAAAG ATTGTGGTGTCCACTAAGAGTCCCAAGGTAGATAAGCAGTATGTATGGGAAGCCGAGGCTGACAGTAGCTCCTACGTTATCAAGGAGGAGACTGATCCTGAGAAAATGCTGACACGGGGAACACAGATTACTCTGTTCTTAAGA GAGGATGATAAGTATGAATTTGCTGACCCTACGAGGATTCAAGGTCTAGTTAAGAACTACTCGCAGTTTGTGTCCTTCCCTATTTTTACATGGCAAGAGAAATCAAGAACTGTTGAG GTAGAAGAAGAGGAATCAAAAGAAGGCGAAGAGGCATCAGAG GGTGAGaaggagaaaaagaagaaaactATCACTGAGAAGTACTGGGACTGGGAATTGGCAAATGAAACAAAGCCAATATGG ATGAGAAATCCGAAGGAAGTAGAGAATACTGAGTACAATGAGTTCTACAAGAAGACATTCAATGAGTTCTTGGATCCTCTAGCTCATGCACACTTCACAACAGAG GGTGAGGTGGAATTTAGGAGTGTCCTCTACATTCCAGGAATGGCACCACTTAGCAACGAGGAGATAATGAACCCTAAGACCAAAAATATCCGGCTGTATGTTAAGAGAGTTTTCATTTCAGATGACTTTGATGGCGAGCTG TTCCCTAGGTACTTGAGCTTTGTAAAAGGTGTTGTTGACTCAAATGATCTCCCTCTCAATGTTTCTCGTGAGATTCTTCAAGAAAGTCGCATC GTCAGGATCATGCGTAAGAGACTTGTTAGGAAGACTTTTGACATGATTCAGGATAttgctgagaaggatgacaaggcG GACTACAAGAAATTTTGGGAGAGCTTTGGGAAGTTTATGAAACTTGGTTGCATCGAGGACTCAGGAAATCAGAAACGCCTCGCTCCTTTGCTGCGGTTTCACTCCTCCAAAACTGAGACAGATTTGATAAGTCTTGATCAGTATGTCGAGAACATGCCTGAAAGCCAAAAGGCAATCTATTATATTGCTACAGACAGTCTTCAGAGTGCAAAGACTGCTCCTTTCTTGGAAAAGCTGGTTCAGAAAGATATTGAA GTACTCTACCTTATCGAACCAATTGATGAGGTAGCTATTCAGAATTTGCAGACATACAAAGAGAAAAAGTTTGTTGATATCAGCAAAGAAGACCTAGAATTAG GTGATGAAGACGAGGATAAGGAAAAAGAAAGCAAGCAGGAATACACTCTTCTCTGTGACTGGATAAAGCAGCAGCTCGGTGACAAGGTTGCCAAGGTTCAAATTTCAAAGCGACTAAGCTCTTCGCCATGTGTTCTTGTATCGGGCAAGTTTGGTTGGTCAGCCAACATGGAAAG GCTTATGAAGGCACAAACGCTTGGTGACACATCAAGCTTGGAGTTCATGAGAGGAAGAAGAATATTTGAGATAAATCCAGACCACCCTATTGTCAAGGACTTGAGT GCTGCTTGCAAGAACGAGCCAGAAAGCGCCGAAGCCAAGAGGGCAGTTGAGTTGCTGTATGAGGCTGCTCTGATCTCCAGTGGATATACT CCTGAGAGTCCAGCGGAGTTGGGTGGCAAGATCTACGAGATGATGACGATTGCCCTTGGCGGGAGATGGGGAAGATTGGAGGAGGCTGAAGCAACCGCCAGCGAGACCAGTGTTGAGTTTGGCTCTTCGGAAGGTACAGTGACGGAGGTTGTTGAACCGTCTGAAGTGAGGACTGAGAGTGATCCATGGAGAGACTAG